The following are encoded in a window of Bradyrhizobium guangdongense genomic DNA:
- a CDS encoding gluconate 2-dehydrogenase subunit 3 family protein has protein sequence MHERSDRYPGYDVLAKWSGPSWNDKTREVITRRLSIAPEPRFFTADEYETVVAIADRIVPQPADRPPVPIAALVDRKLDDQIMDGFRRPGVPRDGEAWRLGLKALNAEAAAAYGKRFAELPEALQDKLLRAAQSGELASGEWGGLRCEVFFRHRLGRDIVLAYYAHPTAWSEIGWGGPASPRGYVRLGLDERDPWEAAEATDGGDATAFRSNRRVR, from the coding sequence ATGCATGAACGAAGCGACCGCTACCCCGGATATGACGTGCTCGCCAAATGGTCGGGTCCGTCCTGGAACGACAAGACGCGCGAGGTCATCACGCGGCGGCTGTCGATCGCGCCCGAGCCGCGCTTCTTCACCGCGGACGAATACGAGACCGTCGTGGCGATCGCGGACCGTATCGTTCCGCAACCGGCCGACCGTCCGCCCGTGCCGATCGCCGCGCTGGTCGATCGCAAGCTGGACGACCAGATCATGGACGGGTTTCGCAGGCCCGGTGTGCCCAGGGACGGCGAGGCGTGGCGTCTCGGCCTGAAGGCGCTGAACGCCGAGGCCGCCGCAGCGTACGGCAAACGTTTTGCCGAATTGCCGGAAGCTTTGCAGGACAAGCTGCTGCGCGCCGCGCAGTCAGGTGAATTGGCATCAGGCGAATGGGGCGGCTTGCGCTGCGAGGTTTTCTTCAGGCATCGCCTGGGACGCGACATCGTGCTTGCCTATTACGCACACCCGACCGCCTGGAGCGAGATCGGCTGGGGCGGGCCCGCAAGCCCGCGCGGCTATGTGCGCCTTGGTCTTGACGAGCGCGATCCCTGGGAAGCCGCCGAGGCGACAGACGGCGGTGACGCGACAGCTTTCCGGAGCAATCGCCGTGTCCGATGA
- a CDS encoding GMC family oxidoreductase, which yields MSDDPLHMPRACDGRAPDVFRPGGWVPMRQYRESEPVDFAIVGTGAGGGTLACKLAEHGFSVVAFDAGPYFRPLEDFASDESEQTKLYWTDDRIVDGDNPLQLGSNNSGKAVGGSTVHFAMVSLRFRPEWFKSRSVLGYGADWPLDWREMWDYYAEVEQALKIAGPVTYPWGPRRPRYPYRAHPLNGAARALAKGCEALGIKWTETPLATLSAPRGLAHPCVYRGFCVTGCSTNAKQSALVTWIPRAIAAGAEIRDLAMVGRVEVEPSGLVSGVHYHRDGSWRFQRARNVVVAGYAIETPRLLLNSATARFPDGLANSSGLVGKNLMAQSNQAVWGRLEQEVRSYKGPPSLAITEHWNYEDKGKDFFGGYSYMSQGPLPQLWANTLFSARGLWGESLVEAMKDYNHVVGLKIVGEMLPQESNRVTLSDEVDQYGLRIPRITYSWCDNDKRLIDHSLKFMRRALEAVDASDIWIQDDDTCHLNGTARMGSDARSSVVDADCRSWDIPNLWICDGSVFPTVGGANPSLTIQAIACRTADRIRALASRGELEAGSSRPSIQRRSIEVQRS from the coding sequence GTGTCCGATGATCCGCTGCATATGCCGCGCGCGTGCGATGGTCGGGCTCCCGACGTTTTCCGTCCGGGCGGCTGGGTGCCCATGCGGCAATATCGCGAGAGCGAGCCGGTCGATTTCGCCATCGTCGGAACGGGCGCGGGCGGCGGCACGCTCGCCTGCAAGCTCGCCGAACACGGTTTCTCCGTCGTCGCCTTCGACGCGGGCCCTTATTTCAGGCCGCTGGAGGATTTTGCCTCCGATGAATCCGAGCAGACCAAGCTCTATTGGACCGATGACCGCATCGTTGACGGCGACAATCCGCTCCAGCTCGGTAGCAACAACAGCGGCAAGGCGGTGGGCGGCTCGACGGTGCACTTTGCGATGGTCTCGCTGCGCTTCCGGCCCGAATGGTTCAAGTCGCGTAGCGTGCTCGGCTACGGCGCCGACTGGCCGCTCGACTGGCGCGAGATGTGGGACTACTACGCCGAAGTCGAGCAGGCGCTGAAAATAGCAGGTCCGGTGACCTATCCCTGGGGGCCGCGGCGTCCGCGCTACCCGTATCGTGCCCACCCGCTGAACGGCGCGGCGCGGGCGCTGGCGAAAGGCTGCGAGGCGCTGGGCATCAAATGGACCGAGACGCCGCTGGCGACGCTGTCCGCGCCGCGCGGACTGGCCCATCCTTGCGTCTATCGCGGCTTCTGCGTCACCGGCTGTTCGACCAATGCCAAGCAGAGCGCGCTCGTCACATGGATCCCGCGCGCGATCGCGGCGGGTGCGGAAATCCGCGATCTTGCGATGGTCGGGCGCGTCGAGGTCGAGCCCTCAGGCCTGGTGTCCGGCGTACACTATCACCGGGACGGTAGCTGGCGTTTTCAGCGCGCGCGCAACGTGGTCGTTGCAGGCTATGCGATCGAGACACCACGGCTCCTGCTCAACTCCGCGACAGCCCGCTTTCCCGACGGTCTTGCCAACAGCTCGGGCCTGGTCGGAAAGAACCTGATGGCGCAGTCCAATCAGGCGGTTTGGGGACGGTTGGAGCAGGAGGTCCGTTCCTACAAGGGGCCGCCCTCGCTCGCCATCACCGAGCACTGGAACTACGAAGACAAGGGCAAGGATTTCTTCGGCGGCTATTCCTACATGAGCCAGGGACCGTTGCCGCAGCTGTGGGCCAACACGCTGTTCAGCGCGCGCGGTCTGTGGGGGGAGAGCCTCGTCGAGGCCATGAAAGACTACAATCACGTGGTCGGCCTCAAGATCGTCGGCGAGATGCTGCCGCAGGAATCCAACCGGGTGACCCTGTCCGATGAGGTCGACCAGTACGGATTGCGGATTCCCCGGATCACCTATTCCTGGTGCGACAACGACAAGCGTCTGATCGATCACTCCCTCAAGTTCATGCGGCGTGCGCTGGAGGCGGTGGACGCAAGCGATATCTGGATCCAGGACGACGACACCTGTCATCTCAACGGAACCGCGCGCATGGGCAGCGATGCCCGCAGCAGCGTCGTCGATGCCGACTGCCGCAGCTGGGACATTCCGAACCTGTGGATCTGCGACGGCTCGGTCTTCCCGACGGTTGGAGGCGCCAATCCGTCGCTGACGATCCAGGCGATCGCGTGCCGGACCGCGGACCGCATTCGCGCTTTGGCAAGCCGAGGCGAACTCGAGGCCGGTTCATCACGGCCATCCATTCAGCGGCGATCAATCGAGGTGCAGAGATCATGA
- a CDS encoding SDR family oxidoreductase, giving the protein MPIHSGGVVVITGASAGVGRATAHRFARDGWRIGLIARDAEALEETRREVEQLGGTGLVLPADVADAEAMFAAADRVIRDFGTIDVWINDAMVTVFSPVWKMSAEEFRRVTEVTYLGFVHGTMAALRHMRPADRGHIIQIGSALAYRGIPLQSAYCGAKHAIRGFTDSLRTELIHDRSRIHLTMMELPAVNTPQFDWARTHMPRQPRPVAPVVQPEVIANAVYQAVRRPCRESWIGLSTLKVILGNAVLPAWLDHYLAKAAFAAQETAEPVGEERADNLMSSVRSLHRTRGRFGAEADDHALVVDGPMARIVPLAVGALAAFAAGLLVGTRTGAFAHTRPVRSRADRARKFLGTIGAARR; this is encoded by the coding sequence GTGCCAATTCATTCAGGCGGGGTTGTCGTCATCACTGGAGCTTCGGCGGGCGTCGGGCGCGCCACCGCGCATCGCTTCGCCCGCGACGGCTGGCGTATCGGTCTGATCGCGCGCGACGCCGAGGCGCTGGAGGAGACCCGTCGCGAGGTCGAGCAGCTGGGTGGAACGGGGCTGGTGTTACCGGCCGATGTAGCCGATGCGGAGGCCATGTTCGCCGCGGCGGACCGCGTAATCAGAGACTTCGGCACGATCGATGTCTGGATCAACGATGCCATGGTCACGGTATTCTCGCCGGTGTGGAAAATGAGTGCCGAGGAGTTTCGCCGCGTGACCGAGGTGACCTATCTCGGCTTCGTGCACGGCACCATGGCGGCGCTGCGTCATATGCGTCCGGCCGATCGCGGCCACATCATCCAGATCGGGTCCGCGCTAGCCTATCGCGGCATCCCGCTGCAATCGGCTTATTGCGGCGCCAAGCATGCCATTCGCGGCTTCACCGATTCTCTGCGCACCGAGCTGATCCACGACAGGAGCCGCATCCATCTTACCATGATGGAGCTGCCGGCGGTCAACACGCCGCAATTCGATTGGGCCCGGACCCACATGCCGCGGCAACCGCGTCCGGTCGCCCCGGTGGTGCAGCCCGAGGTGATCGCGAATGCAGTGTATCAGGCTGTCCGCCGTCCCTGCCGCGAATCCTGGATCGGACTGAGTACGCTCAAGGTCATCCTGGGCAATGCCGTGCTTCCGGCCTGGCTCGATCACTATCTGGCCAAAGCGGCGTTCGCGGCGCAGGAGACGGCGGAGCCGGTGGGAGAAGAACGCGCCGACAATCTGATGAGCTCCGTGCGATCTCTGCATCGCACGCGCGGGCGTTTCGGCGCGGAGGCGGACGATCACGCCCTCGTCGTCGATGGACCCATGGCTCGTATCGTGCCGCTGGCCGTCGGCGCTCTCGCCGCTTTCGCAGCCGGCCTTCTGGTCGGCACACGGACCGGCGCATTTGCACACACGCGCCCCGTGCGGAGCCGAGCAGATCGCGCTAGAAAATTCCTAGGAACGATCGGCGCGGCACGACGATAA
- a CDS encoding outer membrane protein — translation MRAQASAASSPAAPRDWTGVYIGGHLGAGAGTSDFADPYPSFGFGDRVRTAGAVAGAQIGVNYQRGHAVVGLEAAGSWSRVEGTFTCFTGFPDPFAAGMNCGSTLDRLATFTGRLGYAADSTLYYVKAGAAVGHTNVMLNADPVLNAMGLGNTGGVLNSSTTAWGWTAGAGIEHALDAHWSVVGDYKYVDLGSTPASFANAPDPLAAVQSETIKQRYHVMTLGVNYKLDWTQFAGRGATAH, via the coding sequence ATGCGCGCGCAAGCGTCGGCCGCGTCGTCTCCGGCGGCACCGCGGGACTGGACCGGCGTTTATATCGGCGGGCATCTCGGCGCCGGTGCCGGGACCAGCGACTTTGCCGATCCGTATCCGTCGTTCGGCTTCGGCGATCGGGTGCGCACGGCCGGCGCGGTCGCCGGTGCGCAGATCGGCGTCAACTACCAGCGCGGGCACGCGGTCGTCGGGCTTGAAGCCGCCGGCTCATGGTCGCGGGTCGAAGGCACCTTCACGTGTTTCACCGGCTTCCCCGATCCCTTCGCCGCAGGAATGAACTGCGGCTCGACGTTGGACCGGCTCGCAACGTTCACCGGCCGCCTTGGCTACGCAGCCGACAGCACGCTCTATTACGTCAAGGCCGGCGCCGCCGTGGGCCACACCAACGTCATGCTCAATGCCGACCCGGTGCTCAATGCGATGGGGCTCGGCAACACCGGCGGGGTCCTCAACAGCAGCACGACTGCATGGGGCTGGACTGCGGGGGCAGGCATCGAGCACGCGCTGGATGCGCACTGGTCGGTCGTAGGCGATTACAAATATGTCGACCTCGGCAGCACCCCGGCCAGCTTCGCCAACGCGCCGGACCCGCTCGCCGCGGTTCAGTCGGAAACGATCAAGCAGCGCTATCACGTGATGACGCTCGGCGTGAACTACAAGCTCGACTGGACTCAGTTCGCTGGGCGAGGCGCGACAGCACATTAG
- a CDS encoding multicopper oxidase domain-containing protein, whose product MKLPAPPPASIKDSEITGRRKVVLSATAPDADVEEWTIVNTHEHDDHVFHIQTNPFEVVSVNGKALATPEWRDSVIVERKGGELVFRSRFLDFTGIFMLHCHMMNHEEMGMMQTVEVYRG is encoded by the coding sequence ATGAAGCTGCCGGCGCCGCCGCCCGCGAGCATCAAGGACAGCGAGATCACGGGGCGGCGCAAGGTGGTGCTGTCGGCGACTGCGCCGGACGCCGATGTGGAGGAGTGGACCATCGTCAATACGCATGAGCATGACGACCACGTATTCCACATCCAAACCAACCCTTTCGAGGTGGTCTCGGTCAACGGCAAGGCGCTGGCGACCCCGGAATGGCGGGATTCCGTCATCGTCGAGCGCAAGGGCGGCGAGCTCGTGTTCCGCTCGCGCTTCCTCGATTTCACTGGAATCTTCATGCTCCACTGCCACATGATGAACCATGAGGAGATGGGCATGATGCAGACGGTCGAGGTCTACAGGGGCTGA
- a CDS encoding ABC-F family ATP-binding cassette domain-containing protein yields MIRLDNVSKQAGHQILFIEASAALNKGEKIGLVGPNGAGKTTLFRMIAGEELPDEGQVSTDRGITIGYFNQDVGEMSGHSAVAEVMNGAGPVSEVAAELRQLEADMADPDKADQMDEIIARYGEVQHAFEELDGYALDGRAREALSGLGFSQEMMDGDVGKLSGGWKMRVALARILLMRPDVMLLDEPSNHLDLESLIWLEKFLHDYEGTLLMTSHDREFINRVISKVIEIDSGSLTTYTGDYEFYEQQRAMAEKQQQAQFERQQAMLAKEIKFIERFKARASHAAQVQSRVKKLDKIERVEPPRRRQSIAFDFPPAPRSGEDVVALKNVHKGYGNKRIYDGLDFMIRRKERWCVMGVNGAGKSTLLKLVAGASEPDEGTVALGGSVKMGYFAQHAMDLLDGERTVFQSLEDQFPTAGQGSLRALAGCFGFSGDDVEKRCRVLSGGEKARLVMAKMLFDPPNFLVLDEPTNHLDLATKEMLINALSDFEGTMLFVSHDRHFLATLSNRVLELTPDGIHQYGGGYTEYVARTGQEAPGLRS; encoded by the coding sequence ATGATCCGCCTCGACAACGTCAGCAAGCAAGCCGGCCACCAGATCCTGTTCATTGAAGCCTCCGCCGCCCTCAACAAGGGGGAGAAGATCGGCCTCGTCGGCCCGAACGGGGCCGGCAAGACCACTCTGTTCCGGATGATCGCCGGCGAGGAGCTGCCTGACGAAGGGCAGGTGTCGACCGATCGCGGCATCACCATCGGCTATTTCAACCAGGACGTCGGCGAGATGTCTGGCCACAGCGCCGTGGCCGAGGTGATGAACGGCGCAGGCCCCGTCAGCGAGGTCGCGGCCGAGCTGCGCCAGCTCGAGGCCGACATGGCCGACCCCGACAAGGCCGACCAGATGGACGAGATCATCGCGCGTTACGGCGAGGTGCAGCACGCCTTCGAGGAGCTCGACGGATATGCGCTCGACGGCCGCGCGCGCGAGGCGCTGTCGGGCCTCGGCTTCAGCCAGGAGATGATGGACGGCGACGTCGGCAAGCTCTCGGGCGGCTGGAAGATGCGCGTGGCACTGGCGCGCATTCTGCTGATGCGGCCCGACGTGATGCTGCTCGACGAGCCGAGCAACCATCTCGATCTCGAAAGCCTGATCTGGCTGGAGAAGTTCCTGCACGATTACGAAGGCACGCTGCTGATGACCTCGCATGACCGCGAGTTCATCAACCGCGTGATCTCGAAGGTGATCGAAATCGATTCCGGTTCGCTTACCACCTATACCGGTGATTACGAGTTCTACGAGCAGCAGCGCGCGATGGCCGAGAAGCAGCAGCAGGCGCAGTTCGAGCGCCAGCAGGCGATGCTCGCGAAGGAGATCAAGTTCATCGAGCGCTTCAAGGCGCGCGCCTCGCACGCCGCGCAGGTGCAGAGCCGGGTGAAGAAGCTCGACAAGATCGAGCGGGTCGAACCGCCGCGCCGCCGCCAGAGCATCGCCTTCGACTTTCCGCCGGCGCCGCGCTCGGGCGAGGACGTCGTCGCGCTCAAGAACGTGCACAAGGGCTATGGCAACAAGCGCATCTATGACGGGCTGGATTTCATGATCCGCCGCAAGGAGCGCTGGTGCGTGATGGGCGTCAACGGCGCCGGCAAGTCGACGCTGCTCAAGCTGGTGGCGGGCGCGAGCGAGCCCGATGAAGGCACCGTCGCGCTCGGCGGCAGCGTCAAGATGGGCTATTTCGCCCAGCATGCAATGGACCTGCTCGATGGCGAGCGTACCGTGTTCCAGTCGCTGGAAGACCAGTTTCCGACCGCGGGGCAGGGCAGCCTGCGTGCGCTCGCCGGCTGCTTCGGCTTCTCCGGCGACGACGTCGAGAAGCGCTGCCGCGTACTCTCAGGCGGCGAGAAGGCGCGCCTGGTGATGGCCAAGATGCTGTTCGATCCGCCGAACTTCCTGGTGCTGGACGAGCCGACCAACCATCTCGATCTCGCCACCAAGGAAATGCTGATCAACGCGTTGTCCGATTTCGAGGGCACCATGCTGTTCGTCTCGCATGACCGGCACTTTCTGGCGACGCTGTCCAACCGCGTGCTGGAGCTGACGCCTGATGGCATCCACCAGTATGGCGGCGGCTACACGGAATACGTCGCGCGCACCGGGCAGGAGGCACCGGGATTGCGGAGCTGA
- a CDS encoding S8 family serine peptidase, with protein sequence MTPWEMPTGYVRVLVQRDQNSVLIGAANDLLKGDSPVGTMRDYVHENAAPDFLIDGEFGALPIWDGVDQRPAVSPKDRGEKAFSLLELEKSKKFLVRAYVSPATLSKPDFNDGEPVWLDSDVRGLLALPPANQATGDTETVRQDLNTSVLQDNGLYGTDIAVAIVDTGICRSHLARRLGFNPALDVSNSWTPPTVATMPGLHRIGHGTMCAYGVLSVAPNVTLLDYPLLLGRPAGEHTVSATIGEMMRGYLVLIWRWALTAVIPQSALVVNNSWGIFHPSLDDFAPGDPRRYIDNPGHPFRLYIALLKAFGADVLFAAGNCGDGCPNAVCLQRTTGMIMGANAYDEVLTLAGCDIHDLRVCYSSQGPSIAGMPQQKPDITAYTQFLGSKVLRGPRGFEPDTGTSAACAVASGCVAALRTAQPPTATDPAAMIRVLQATAHLMGGAVPNYDYGYGIIRPVAAGQSLGIIP encoded by the coding sequence ATGACGCCTTGGGAAATGCCAACCGGCTATGTGCGAGTGCTGGTGCAGCGTGATCAAAATAGCGTGCTCATTGGGGCGGCGAACGACCTGCTCAAGGGCGATAGTCCGGTGGGCACGATGCGCGATTACGTCCACGAGAACGCGGCGCCGGACTTTTTGATCGACGGCGAGTTCGGCGCCTTACCGATTTGGGATGGCGTCGATCAGCGACCTGCAGTTTCGCCAAAGGACAGAGGCGAAAAAGCGTTCTCGCTTCTCGAGCTCGAGAAATCGAAGAAATTCCTCGTCCGCGCATACGTTTCTCCAGCGACTCTGTCCAAGCCGGATTTCAATGACGGGGAGCCGGTCTGGCTGGATTCCGATGTGCGCGGTTTACTTGCCCTGCCGCCTGCCAACCAGGCAACGGGCGATACCGAAACGGTACGGCAGGACCTCAACACCTCGGTGCTGCAGGACAACGGCCTCTATGGAACGGACATTGCCGTCGCTATCGTCGATACCGGCATCTGCAGATCACATCTGGCGAGGCGGCTCGGCTTCAATCCGGCCCTGGATGTGAGCAATTCGTGGACGCCACCGACCGTGGCGACGATGCCGGGCCTTCATCGCATCGGTCACGGTACAATGTGCGCCTATGGCGTGCTTTCGGTGGCCCCGAACGTGACGCTGCTCGACTATCCTTTGCTGCTTGGACGTCCGGCCGGGGAGCACACCGTCAGCGCCACGATCGGAGAAATGATGCGCGGTTACCTGGTGCTGATCTGGCGCTGGGCGCTTACTGCAGTCATTCCGCAGAGCGCGCTCGTGGTCAACAACAGCTGGGGCATCTTCCATCCGAGCCTCGACGACTTTGCGCCTGGTGATCCCCGGCGCTACATCGACAATCCCGGCCATCCCTTCAGACTCTACATCGCCCTGCTCAAGGCATTCGGAGCCGACGTCCTTTTCGCCGCAGGCAATTGCGGCGACGGCTGCCCCAATGCCGTGTGTCTGCAGCGGACGACGGGAATGATCATGGGCGCCAACGCGTACGACGAAGTGCTGACGCTCGCCGGCTGCGACATCCACGATTTGCGCGTCTGTTATTCCTCGCAAGGACCGTCGATCGCGGGAATGCCTCAGCAGAAACCGGACATCACCGCCTATACGCAGTTTCTCGGCTCGAAGGTCCTGCGCGGCCCGCGCGGCTTTGAGCCCGACACGGGAACGTCGGCCGCATGTGCCGTCGCATCCGGATGCGTCGCCGCGCTGCGAACCGCGCAGCCGCCCACGGCGACGGATCCTGCAGCCATGATTAGAGTGTTGCAGGCGACAGCGCACCTCATGGGCGGCGCGGTGCCCAACTACGATTACGGCTACGGGATCATCAGGCCGGTGGCGGCCGGGCAAAGTCTGGGCATCATTCCGTGA
- a CDS encoding phosphatase PAP2 family protein yields MRADRPLAEIAITRSYDAKFRDAEWDPDLRAVTILPEFLAQTIKGKQWQAAVALPPPTYPVTAKMVDEVLVLAVAERPEALGEIVEEDQNFQLRWLQLLNMSATAYPHTFLLMKIVARVGEFAMVTLKLQYSNVSGAAPPPYWYQPRPSQVCPTLYPPVQVPGHPSYPAGHALIGTLTSECLADLLPQYKQPLRALAARVAMNRVIAGLHYREDIDAGAKAAVALKPFLTACPFYAATFKLAQAEWK; encoded by the coding sequence ATGCGGGCCGATCGGCCGCTCGCCGAGATCGCAATAACGCGGTCCTATGACGCCAAGTTCCGAGACGCGGAGTGGGACCCGGATCTGCGCGCAGTCACGATCCTCCCGGAGTTTCTGGCACAGACCATCAAGGGCAAGCAATGGCAGGCGGCCGTCGCGCTGCCACCGCCCACCTACCCTGTCACTGCGAAGATGGTCGACGAGGTCCTGGTGCTTGCAGTTGCGGAGCGGCCGGAAGCGCTCGGCGAAATCGTCGAGGAGGATCAGAATTTTCAACTGCGCTGGCTGCAGCTTCTCAACATGAGCGCCACGGCCTACCCGCACACGTTCCTGCTGATGAAGATCGTGGCCCGCGTCGGCGAATTCGCGATGGTCACGCTCAAGCTCCAGTATTCGAACGTGAGCGGCGCCGCGCCTCCACCCTATTGGTACCAGCCGCGACCAAGCCAGGTCTGCCCGACGCTGTATCCGCCCGTCCAGGTTCCGGGCCACCCGTCCTATCCGGCCGGACACGCGCTCATTGGCACGCTCACCTCCGAGTGCCTGGCCGACCTGCTGCCCCAATACAAGCAGCCGCTGCGGGCATTGGCCGCGCGAGTCGCGATGAACCGGGTCATCGCAGGATTGCATTATCGCGAGGACATTGACGCGGGCGCCAAGGCCGCGGTCGCGCTGAAGCCGTTTCTGACGGCTTGCCCGTTCTACGCGGCGACATTCAAGCTCGCGCAGGCTGAATGGAAATGA
- a CDS encoding adenylate/guanylate cyclase domain-containing protein, whose amino-acid sequence MGAINDLALCYPAPVLQNSGAAEVNHPGIDVAEALPARRVLAILAADVVGYARLTEVAEEATHVRLRALRFGVINPCIVSFRGRIVKNTGDGFLASFDSSLDAARCAVALQHEVSAAQTREGYDRKIQFRIGLNVAQTIVESEDIFGKGVNIAARLEQSAPAGGVVLSDEMFQQIKDRLDVPVQDLGVLRLKHLARPVHAYSLLLPEAERLPSGGGRRASRQAKVPYIAVLPFRTQGANSEDDYFGDGTADEIVVALQNLRGLFVISSMSTSPYRSGPVDSQRIGQELGVRYVLSGSIRRADKRLRIGVELQDVEAGVVLWADHYDGDVSELFDFQSRIATRIVWSIAPQVREAELRRALQKRSDNLNAYELLMKAIDFMYRMNFFDFGRAGELLQAAIASDPSYATPYAYAALWHIHNVAQGWGAEGGPDAAEAARLATAAVDRAPADGFALAVLGHTKALLFKDYNAALDLFDRALSASPGNAMAWTLSSGVYGYLEDGQSAITRAEQGLRLSPADTQAYFYLMFLGQAHYINGNYDEAVVWARKTAALNGRLSANLRVLAAAYVAKGQHEEARGVTRMLSDIQPRFKLSAYRERCPFKAGLRDRFIDHLREAGLPD is encoded by the coding sequence GTGGGCGCTATCAATGACCTCGCGTTATGTTATCCTGCCCCTGTTCTGCAAAACAGCGGGGCGGCCGAGGTGAATCATCCGGGGATCGATGTTGCAGAAGCCCTGCCCGCGCGCCGCGTACTTGCGATCTTGGCTGCAGACGTCGTGGGCTATGCTCGCCTGACAGAGGTGGCCGAGGAAGCAACGCACGTGCGACTGCGCGCGCTTCGTTTCGGCGTGATCAACCCGTGCATTGTCTCCTTCCGCGGCAGGATCGTGAAGAATACGGGGGACGGCTTTCTCGCCTCTTTCGATTCCTCGCTCGATGCGGCGCGTTGTGCGGTCGCCTTGCAGCACGAAGTCTCCGCTGCACAGACCCGAGAAGGATACGATCGGAAGATACAATTCCGAATCGGTCTGAACGTCGCGCAGACCATCGTCGAATCGGAGGACATCTTCGGAAAGGGAGTCAACATAGCCGCGAGACTCGAGCAGTCCGCGCCGGCTGGCGGCGTGGTGCTTTCAGACGAGATGTTCCAGCAGATCAAGGATCGGCTCGACGTACCCGTCCAAGACCTCGGCGTCCTTCGGCTCAAGCACCTTGCGCGCCCCGTTCACGCTTATTCTCTTCTGCTGCCAGAGGCCGAACGGCTGCCGTCGGGCGGTGGCCGCAGAGCAAGCCGTCAGGCCAAGGTGCCTTACATCGCGGTATTGCCATTTCGTACGCAGGGCGCGAACTCGGAAGACGATTACTTCGGCGATGGGACGGCCGACGAAATCGTCGTTGCGCTCCAGAACCTCCGTGGGCTGTTCGTTATTTCAAGCATGTCGACGTCCCCCTATCGCAGCGGCCCGGTCGACAGCCAGAGGATCGGCCAAGAACTCGGCGTCCGATACGTCTTGAGCGGCAGCATCCGGCGAGCCGACAAGCGGCTACGAATTGGAGTCGAATTGCAGGACGTCGAAGCGGGGGTCGTGCTCTGGGCAGATCACTACGATGGCGATGTCTCGGAACTATTTGATTTTCAGAGCCGTATTGCGACACGCATCGTATGGAGCATCGCCCCCCAGGTCCGCGAGGCAGAACTGAGGCGTGCGCTACAAAAACGCTCGGACAACCTCAATGCTTACGAGCTGCTCATGAAGGCGATCGACTTCATGTATCGCATGAATTTCTTCGACTTCGGACGAGCCGGCGAGCTGCTGCAGGCCGCAATCGCTTCGGATCCGAGCTACGCAACTCCCTATGCCTATGCGGCACTGTGGCACATTCACAATGTCGCGCAAGGTTGGGGCGCCGAGGGCGGGCCCGATGCGGCAGAAGCGGCGCGCCTTGCCACCGCGGCGGTCGACCGGGCGCCGGCAGACGGCTTCGCGTTGGCCGTTCTCGGACACACCAAGGCGCTGTTGTTTAAGGACTATAACGCGGCGCTCGATTTGTTTGACAGAGCCTTGAGCGCATCGCCGGGCAATGCGATGGCTTGGACCCTTAGCAGTGGCGTGTACGGCTATCTTGAGGACGGCCAATCGGCGATTACGCGCGCCGAACAGGGATTGCGTCTGTCACCAGCCGACACGCAGGCCTATTTTTACCTGATGTTCCTCGGCCAAGCCCACTACATCAATGGTAACTACGATGAGGCGGTCGTGTGGGCCCGCAAGACCGCAGCTCTGAACGGTCGGCTCTCCGCCAACCTGCGGGTTCTGGCGGCTGCCTATGTTGCAAAGGGCCAGCACGAGGAGGCCCGGGGCGTCACCAGGATGCTTTCGGATATCCAGCCTCGATTCAAGCTTTCGGCCTATCGCGAGCGGTGCCCGTTCAAGGCGGGTTTGCGGGACCGCTTCATCGACCATTTGCGAGAGGCTGGCCTGCCGGATTGA